CGGACGGGACGAGACCATCGCGCGGGCGCTCGATACCGGCGCCGCCGACTACCTCGTCAAGCCCTTCTCGACGACCGAACTCGTGGCGCGGATCCGGGCAGCGCTGCACAGACGCGCCGATCCCGAACCCTTCGTACTGGGCAAGCTCAACATCGACTACGACCGGCGAAGGGTGAGCGTGGGCGGCGTGAGGGTCGAACTCACCGCCACCGAGTATGAACTGCTCCGCGTCCTCTCGCTCAACGCGGGACGGGTGCTGACCTTCGACACCCTGATGCGCCAGGTCTGGGGTTCGCGCGCCTACGCCAACCAGAAGCTCGTACGCGCCTTCGTCAAGAAGCTCCGCCAGAAGCTCGGCGACGATGCGCGCAAGCCCGTCTACCTTTTCAACGAGCGCGGGGTCGGATACCGCATGGCCCGGCCGGGTGAACCGTAGGCAAACAGATCGCCATTCTACAATAGTCCCTCATCGACCCGCGTAGCACACCATCACGCGCAGCACACTACCCGACTCGGATGGCCAGGTCCGGGTACCGTTTGCTGTGTAATGGATTCAAATTCCTGTGCAAGTACGCCTGAACCTTACGGATCCAGCGGGAGGCCGTAAAGGGGGATGGGCTACGAAGCGGCGAGTCACCGGTTTCACCATTCGAGATGGCAACGGCAGGACGAATTAGGTTGGACTTACGGAACTGCGGTTCAGCTCGAACGAGTTGAATCACTGAGGACGTTCAATTGCTCAATGATGTTTCATTATAAACCAACCTTCTGATTCAGCCGGTGTCCTGGACGCCACCAATTCTGGGCCGGGACGAATAGACTCCATCGATTCTACAAATGCTTCGAGTTGCTCCAGACTCCAGGTTTCGGTGGTCGGCAGAACACGTTTCCTGACGACATGATCGATCCTTTCCAGCACCTTCCGTCCCTTGGGAGTCAGTTCACATATGACTACTCTCCGGTCATGTGAAGACCTCGCCTTCTCGATCATTTTTTTTGCATCAAGCCTGTGCAAAATGTTGTTTATGGAAGCATCAGAGCATCCGAGGAAACCAGGAATCTCGCCCACAGTCATAGGTCCTTTGTCGGCCAACAACATCAAGGTTTTATACTGGTTAACCTGTTCATTCTGACCCAGAGCTCTCCCGTCATCCCGGAGACCCATGTTAACGAGACGATACAGACCGGCTGTCGCAGCTACAAACCGGTCGCACAGTTCCTTCCTTAGGTCGTTACTCATCGGTTTTGCCTTTCCCTGTTTAAGATCCCCCACCGTGCAATTCGGTCAGGTGCCAAAGTACCCTTCTCCTTATAATGAGAATGAGGTGAATATGGCGACTCGATTGTATCCTGTGGTACCTACCCAATAACTGACTCATACTTATAATCGTATATACAATTTGATTTTCCTAATCAAATTTTCGACATTTTGTGATTTAAACTTGGTTTTTTGGCAGTGTACCAGTTTGAATCCGCAATATAAGGACTATACAAAGCGATTTCGGTCTTGATCCTCCGCCATACGGTGGAGATGCGGCCACCGCAAACAGCGATATAGAAATAAGGATCACGATACAAGTTCGGGTGGGCGGCATTTGGAACAACGTACTAGCTGGCATTCCCGTTGAAATCGCAAGCTCGGATACCAGTGTCCTCACGGTACCAGCAATGTTGGCGACGGACAACTCCGGCATGGTGACGTTGACCATAAACGCGGGTGACGCCATTTCGGGGCAGGGCAATGCCCTGCGTGACGGCCGGGCTATTGTGCAGTTCGGCGAGACCTATTCGTCGGATATATACGTTGAGGTTACGTTACAGCCACTGCAGTAAGAAGCCGATCGGTCCCGATATGAGAAAGCCCCGTTGCAGCTACGGGGCTTTTCTGTATTAAACGATTTAAAGGTTGCCCGGCGGTGACCTTACGGAAGTTCCGTCTCTCCGTTCCAGTTTTTCGGAACGGGCATATAGGACGCGTGCGGATAGTCCTGCTCGGGAACCAGTACGTACGGGACGTCCGAGCTTCTGCCCGCCACACCGGTCTCCGACAATCCGGTCACCATCCTGCCCGCTCCGCTGGCCAGATCGTAGAGGCGCCACAGCTCGTCGACGCGGATGGCCAGGCCGGGGTTTTCCGAAGGGATGCGCGTGGGCTTGCCGGTGCGCTGATCGTACACGACACGAAAGATTCCGGCGAAGTTCATACCGATGATGTATCCCTGGTGATCGAAGATGAGACTGCCGCTCGTACGCCCGGGCAGGTCCAGGTTATGCTGGATCACCCGGCTGTTCTCCGGCGTCGGCACCTCGTCCGCGAAGGGCCTCAGCGCGCTGATCGTGCCGTCCTTGAACGTGGCGATCGGAACAGTGACCGGCTCGCCCGACTCTTCCTCCGGAAAACCGATCGTGCCGATGGGCTGTCCTGCCTGCAGTCCCTGCACCTGGTCCCGGGGAAGGAAAAACGGCAGGTCCCTCAGTTCTGCGTCTATAGACAGCAGGGCAATGTCTGGAGAGCCGGCCGTCCCGTCGTAGTTCGGGTGAACCCAGAAAGTGCTCAGCCAGTACGTGTCGGCGCCGCCGACCTCAGTGCCTGACTTGACCGCAAAGGCCCGGGGATTGAGATCTTCGATGAACTGGGTCGAGATGAGGACGGCCTGTACTACGTGGGCATTGGTCCAGACGGCATTCCAGAAGTGCGCAACGAATCCCGATCCCAGTATGTAATTCTTCCCCTGGACCTGCACGCCTATGGCATAGACCGCGTTTCCCAGGTTCTGATCCAAGATTATGTCCGACCAGTCCAGCGCCACCCCGGGTTCGCCCTGCGGGCCTGCCGGTCCCACGGCACCCGTGGCCCCTGTTTGTCCCGCCGGACCAACCGGTCCTTGCGGACCCGTCGGCCCCTGCGGGCCCGCGTCCCCCTTGCAGGCAAGAAAAACCAGAATGAGCATCGATATGCAAGCGTGACGTATCACGAGGGGGACCTCCCGGTGATGCGATTGGTTCAGTGGTGTTCCCGGTGTGGTTCTTGTCGAAGTATGATGACATAAGAGGCTCCCGGTAGAACGGGTGTGCCGCCGTGCCGACAGCACGTTCTTGTTACCAGGAAGCCCGCGATGAAGAAAGTATCCATCATCCGGGCCTTAGTCAAGCAGGCAAGAAGGCGGGTGACCTGTAGTGCATCGACAGGCGGAATGGGAGGGGTTGTCGA
The window above is part of the Gemmatimonadota bacterium genome. Proteins encoded here:
- a CDS encoding MarR family transcriptional regulator, which gives rise to MSNDLRKELCDRFVAATAGLYRLVNMGLRDDGRALGQNEQVNQYKTLMLLADKGPMTVGEIPGFLGCSDASINNILHRLDAKKMIEKARSSHDRRVVICELTPKGRKVLERIDHVVRKRVLPTTETWSLEQLEAFVESMESIRPGPELVASRTPAESEGWFIMKHH